A region from the Cryptosporangium arvum DSM 44712 genome encodes:
- a CDS encoding saccharopine dehydrogenase family protein translates to MRVLVVGAGGVGSAVAAIAARREFFETMVIADYDVARAAKAVPDGDARFAAAAVDASDSEAIKALIAEHRVTHVLNAVDPRFVLPIFGAAQSAGVDYLDMAMSLSAPHPSLPYEQVGTALGAEQFAADPAWRDAGRLALVGMGVEPGLSDVFARYAADHLFSEIDEIGIRDGANLVVTGDDGEPIFAPSFSIWTTIEECLNPPVIYERDRGWFTTAPFSEPEVFEFPDGIGPVECVNVEHEEVLLIPRWVPAKRVTFKYGLGAEFIGVLKTLHQLGLDRTTPVRVKGVEVSPRDVVAACLPDPATLGDRMSGKTCAGTWVKGTGTDGEPREVYLYHVVDNAETMAEYGSQAVVWQTAINPVVALELLASGAWSGTGVLGPEAFDAVPFLDLLTAYGSPWGLRDHMA, encoded by the coding sequence ATGCGCGTACTGGTGGTCGGAGCCGGGGGAGTGGGCAGCGCGGTCGCCGCGATCGCTGCCCGCCGTGAGTTCTTCGAGACGATGGTGATCGCGGACTACGACGTGGCCCGCGCCGCGAAGGCGGTGCCCGACGGGGACGCACGGTTCGCCGCCGCCGCGGTGGACGCCTCCGACTCCGAGGCGATCAAGGCGCTCATCGCCGAGCACCGTGTCACCCACGTGCTCAACGCCGTCGACCCGCGCTTCGTCTTACCGATCTTCGGTGCCGCGCAGAGCGCAGGCGTCGACTACCTCGACATGGCGATGTCGCTCTCCGCGCCGCACCCCAGCCTCCCGTACGAGCAGGTCGGTACCGCGCTCGGCGCCGAGCAGTTCGCCGCCGACCCCGCCTGGCGCGACGCCGGCCGGCTCGCGCTCGTCGGCATGGGCGTCGAACCGGGCCTCTCCGACGTGTTCGCCCGCTACGCCGCCGACCACCTGTTCTCGGAGATCGACGAGATCGGCATCCGGGACGGTGCGAACCTCGTCGTCACCGGTGACGACGGCGAACCGATCTTCGCCCCGAGCTTCTCGATCTGGACGACGATCGAGGAGTGCCTGAACCCGCCGGTGATCTACGAGCGCGACCGGGGCTGGTTCACCACCGCGCCGTTCAGCGAGCCGGAGGTCTTCGAGTTCCCCGACGGCATCGGCCCGGTCGAGTGCGTCAACGTCGAGCACGAGGAGGTGCTGCTGATCCCGCGCTGGGTGCCGGCGAAGCGGGTCACGTTCAAGTACGGCCTGGGTGCCGAGTTCATCGGCGTGCTCAAGACCCTCCACCAGCTCGGGCTCGACCGGACCACGCCGGTGCGGGTCAAGGGCGTCGAGGTCTCACCGCGTGACGTCGTCGCCGCGTGCCTGCCGGACCCGGCGACGCTCGGCGACCGGATGAGCGGCAAGACGTGCGCGGGCACCTGGGTGAAGGGCACCGGAACCGACGGCGAGCCGCGCGAGGTCTACCTGTACCACGTCGTCGACAACGCGGAGACGATGGCGGAGTACGGGTCGCAGGCCGTGGTCTGGCAGACCGCGATCAACCCGGTGGTGGCGCTCGAGCTGCTCGCGAGCGGCGCCTGGTCGGGAACCGGCGTCCTCGGCCCGGAGGCGTTCGACGCCGTTCCGTTCCTCGACCTGCTGACGGCCTACGGCTCACCCTGGGGACTGCGTGACCACATGGCTTAG
- a CDS encoding class I SAM-dependent methyltransferase has translation MSEHYFSSSPSAARAPRTVRLALRDVQVGLATDTGVFSPAAIDAGTLVLLETVPSPPAAGDLLDLGCGYGPITVALAHRAPGATVWGVDVNERARELARANTASLPNVRIEGPDGVPADTGFAAIWSNPPIKVGKGVLHEMMRRWLPRLAPGGVAYLVVQRHLGADSLHRWLEAEGFPTERLASRKGYRILAVRGNE, from the coding sequence GTGAGTGAGCACTATTTCTCGTCGAGTCCGTCGGCGGCGCGGGCCCCGAGGACCGTGCGGCTGGCGCTGCGTGACGTCCAGGTCGGGCTGGCCACCGACACCGGCGTGTTCTCGCCGGCCGCGATCGACGCCGGCACGCTCGTCCTGCTCGAGACCGTGCCGTCGCCCCCCGCGGCCGGCGACCTGCTCGACCTCGGCTGCGGCTACGGGCCGATCACGGTGGCGCTGGCCCACCGCGCGCCCGGGGCCACGGTCTGGGGTGTCGACGTCAACGAACGCGCGCGTGAGCTGGCCCGGGCCAACACGGCGAGCCTCCCGAACGTCCGGATCGAGGGCCCCGACGGCGTGCCGGCCGACACCGGGTTCGCGGCGATCTGGTCGAACCCTCCGATCAAGGTCGGCAAGGGCGTGCTGCACGAGATGATGCGTCGCTGGCTGCCCCGGCTCGCGCCCGGCGGCGTCGCGTACCTGGTGGTGCAGCGTCACCTGGGAGCCGACTCGCTGCACCGGTGGCTCGAGGCCGAGGGCTTCCCCACCGAGCGGCTAGCCTCGCGCAAGGGGTACCGAATTCTGGCCGTGAGAGGGAACGAGTGA
- a CDS encoding glycoside hydrolase family 9 protein: MTTHAVRVNQLGYPAGWPLGATVVSDSPTPLRWQLRDPSGTTAAAGETSVHGPDPAAGETVHTVTTTAPASTDPTDWVLVVDGVQSAPFALGARAADRYRDLARDAARFLYLQRSGTPIADPRFGRPAGHVGTAPNRGDGSVACHRADCPRRRLLFGCRGHDLRGGWYDAGDHGKYAVTTAVTVWLLQHAVERSGDPNLLDEARWGLEFLLSAQLPTGDPDAGMVFAAVHDARWTGLPLRPDADPQPRTVRIPTTAATYGLAAVAAQAARVWEVHDPVFAARCRTAADRAWNAATHNPVVYATVAEAADTGGGPYDDSDVRDERYWAAAELAALTGAEEYRYAMLHSGLDPVAAVHEGFDWRSVLPLAQLTLALGPGWTAASAATGARAVLATASEMLLTTIAAEGHATPYAPPDGRYCWGSNSRVLAHALTLAAAADHTGDARFFAGELACLDYLLGRNATGFSQVTGYGARAVARPHHRFFAQAIDPAYPPAPPGVVVGGPNSGLDDPVAAMARSGAPPQKCWIDDPGSWATNEVTIGWNAALALVANHVATHLAPPRSLGTPRAA, from the coding sequence GTGACCACACACGCGGTGCGGGTCAATCAGCTCGGCTATCCCGCCGGGTGGCCGCTGGGCGCCACCGTGGTCTCCGATTCGCCGACGCCGCTGCGCTGGCAGCTCCGCGACCCGTCCGGAACCACCGCGGCGGCCGGCGAGACGAGCGTCCACGGCCCCGACCCCGCCGCCGGCGAGACCGTCCACACGGTCACCACCACCGCACCGGCGAGCACGGACCCCACGGACTGGGTGCTCGTGGTGGACGGGGTGCAGAGCGCGCCGTTCGCGCTGGGGGCGCGGGCCGCCGACCGCTACCGCGACCTGGCCCGCGACGCCGCGCGCTTCCTCTACCTCCAGCGCAGCGGCACCCCGATCGCCGACCCGCGGTTCGGCCGCCCGGCCGGTCACGTCGGCACCGCCCCGAACCGCGGCGACGGCTCGGTGGCGTGCCACCGAGCCGACTGCCCGCGTCGCCGCCTGCTGTTCGGCTGCCGCGGCCACGACCTCCGCGGCGGCTGGTACGACGCCGGCGACCACGGCAAGTACGCGGTCACCACGGCGGTGACGGTCTGGCTGCTGCAGCACGCGGTCGAGCGCTCCGGCGACCCGAACCTTCTCGACGAGGCCCGCTGGGGCCTCGAGTTCCTGCTCTCCGCCCAGCTGCCGACCGGCGACCCCGACGCCGGCATGGTGTTCGCCGCCGTGCACGACGCCCGCTGGACCGGCCTGCCGCTGCGCCCCGACGCGGACCCGCAGCCCCGCACGGTGCGGATACCGACCACCGCGGCGACGTACGGGCTGGCCGCGGTGGCCGCGCAGGCCGCGCGGGTCTGGGAGGTCCACGACCCGGTGTTCGCCGCGCGCTGCCGCACGGCGGCCGACCGGGCCTGGAACGCGGCCACGCACAACCCGGTCGTGTACGCCACGGTCGCGGAGGCCGCCGACACCGGCGGCGGACCCTACGACGACAGCGACGTCCGGGACGAGCGGTACTGGGCCGCCGCCGAGCTCGCGGCGCTGACCGGCGCCGAGGAGTACCGGTACGCGATGCTGCACTCCGGGCTCGACCCGGTGGCCGCGGTGCACGAGGGCTTCGACTGGCGCTCGGTGTTGCCGCTGGCGCAGCTGACGCTCGCGCTCGGTCCGGGATGGACGGCCGCGTCGGCGGCGACCGGCGCGCGGGCGGTGCTCGCCACGGCGTCCGAGATGCTGTTGACGACGATCGCCGCCGAAGGCCACGCCACGCCGTACGCGCCGCCCGACGGGCGGTACTGCTGGGGTTCGAACTCGCGTGTGCTGGCCCACGCGCTGACGCTCGCGGCCGCCGCCGACCACACCGGCGACGCGCGCTTCTTCGCCGGTGAGCTCGCCTGCCTCGACTACCTGCTCGGGCGGAACGCAACCGGCTTCAGCCAGGTCACCGGGTACGGCGCCCGGGCCGTGGCCCGCCCCCACCACCGGTTCTTCGCCCAGGCGATCGACCCGGCCTACCCGCCGGCGCCGCCCGGTGTGGTCGTGGGCGGCCCGAACAGCGGCCTCGACGACCCGGTGGCCGCCATGGCACGCAGCGGAGCGCCACCCCAGAAGTGCTGGATCGACGACCCGGGGTCCTGGGCCACCAACGAGGTGACGATCGGCTGGAACGCCGCGCTCGCCCTGGTCGCGAACCACGTGGCCACCCACCTGGCGCCGCCGCGCTCGTTAGGCACGCCCCGCGCGGCCTGA
- a CDS encoding Rieske 2Fe-2S domain-containing protein — translation MTGLGHASALIETAHGSVLCDPWVNPAYFGSWFPFPDNSELDWDAIGQVDYLYVSHLHRDHYDTENLKRISKSATVLLPEFPTDELHDALRDAGFTKIFRTKNGEVHDLGGLKVMIQALISPTDGPIGDSSLWLDDGTTKLLNQNDARPTELSAFAELGHVDIHLLQYSGAIWYPMVYELTDHAKQVFGEQKRARQFDRTLRYIDDLEATWVVPIAGPPCFLDEELWQFNDFGTDPGNIFPDQQVFLDHMAEKGRGNGVLLLPGSVCDFDVEGAPVEHPYDPATVFGANKEPYLRTYQERKKAALEAEKASWAHPEIELLPALKEWIEPLIKQADTIAAGINGPVRFTALSPERGDVDVLFDFVGREVRAYDGERVRYRFTAPRELLEHLVAIHEIDWVNSLFLSCRFTAHRVGPYNEFVYAFFKCLGEERLNYAEGWFAEQNTDDENIELEGWEVQRRCPHLKADLTKFGKVEDGVLTCQMHGWKWRLQDGKCLTSVGHPIRSTPAGA, via the coding sequence GTGACGGGCCTGGGCCACGCGAGTGCCCTGATCGAGACCGCGCACGGCAGCGTGCTCTGCGATCCCTGGGTGAACCCGGCCTACTTCGGGTCGTGGTTCCCGTTCCCCGACAACTCCGAGCTCGACTGGGACGCGATCGGCCAGGTCGACTACCTCTACGTCTCGCACCTGCACCGCGACCACTACGACACCGAGAACCTGAAGCGGATCTCCAAGTCCGCGACCGTTCTGCTGCCGGAGTTCCCCACCGACGAGCTGCACGACGCCCTGCGCGACGCCGGCTTCACGAAGATCTTCCGCACGAAGAACGGCGAGGTGCACGACCTCGGCGGGTTGAAGGTGATGATCCAGGCGCTGATCTCGCCCACCGACGGGCCGATCGGTGACTCGTCGCTCTGGCTCGACGACGGCACCACGAAGCTGCTGAACCAGAACGACGCCCGCCCCACCGAGCTGTCGGCGTTCGCCGAGCTGGGCCACGTGGACATCCACCTGCTCCAGTACTCCGGCGCGATCTGGTACCCGATGGTCTACGAGCTCACCGACCACGCGAAGCAGGTCTTCGGCGAGCAGAAGCGGGCCCGCCAGTTCGACCGGACGCTGCGCTACATCGACGACCTCGAGGCCACCTGGGTCGTGCCGATCGCCGGTCCGCCCTGCTTCCTCGACGAGGAGCTCTGGCAGTTCAACGACTTCGGCACCGATCCGGGCAACATCTTCCCCGACCAGCAGGTCTTCCTCGACCACATGGCCGAGAAGGGCCGCGGCAACGGTGTGCTGCTGCTGCCGGGTTCGGTCTGCGATTTCGACGTCGAGGGCGCGCCGGTCGAGCATCCGTACGACCCGGCCACGGTGTTCGGCGCGAACAAGGAGCCTTACCTGCGGACCTACCAGGAGCGCAAGAAGGCCGCGCTGGAGGCGGAGAAGGCGAGCTGGGCGCACCCGGAGATCGAGCTGCTGCCCGCGCTCAAGGAGTGGATCGAGCCGCTGATCAAGCAGGCCGACACGATCGCCGCCGGCATCAACGGGCCGGTGCGGTTCACCGCGCTCTCGCCCGAGCGGGGTGACGTCGACGTGCTGTTCGATTTTGTCGGCCGCGAGGTGAGGGCCTACGACGGCGAGCGGGTGCGCTACCGGTTCACCGCGCCGCGCGAGCTGCTCGAACACCTGGTGGCCATCCACGAGATCGACTGGGTGAACAGCCTGTTCCTGTCGTGCCGGTTCACCGCGCACCGGGTCGGGCCGTACAACGAGTTCGTGTACGCGTTCTTCAAGTGCCTCGGTGAGGAGCGGCTGAACTACGCCGAGGGCTGGTTCGCCGAGCAGAACACCGACGACGAGAACATCGAGCTCGAAGGCTGGGAGGTGCAGCGGCGATGCCCGCACCTCAAGGCCGACCTCACGAAGTTCGGGAAGGTCGAGGACGGCGTCCTGACCTGCCAGATGCACGGCTGGAAGTGGCGCCTCCAGGACGGCAAGTGCCTCACGTCGGTGGGTCACCCCATCAGGTCCACCCCCGCGGGTGCGTAG
- a CDS encoding cation diffusion facilitator family transporter: MGIPQDVTETPTSSVERTPGKLPTDDSESGGESTLTVVVAGVANLAIAIAKAVGGLLAGSSAMLSEAAHSLADTITEVLLLTAVKRSGRPADEHHQFGYGQAHYFWAFVAALATFTAGSVFSVFQGVHTILEGEEPGDFLVSYVVLAVAFVVEGISLTQAVRQIRGGARRWRVRPARYLRRTPDTALKAVAFEDSAALIGLLLAAGGLAGTEVTGNAVWDGAASILIGVLLAVVAVTLGRENASYLVGRAAAPRVQETIRRTLEETPGVDRVVTLYTQHLGPRELLIAAKVDFSDGDADAVERSAEDAERRIHENVPNVRELFLDPTSRRDAH, translated from the coding sequence ATGGGCATACCGCAGGACGTGACCGAGACCCCCACCTCGTCCGTCGAGCGCACGCCGGGCAAACTCCCCACCGACGACAGCGAGTCCGGCGGTGAGAGCACGCTCACCGTCGTCGTCGCCGGAGTGGCGAACCTGGCGATCGCGATCGCCAAGGCCGTCGGCGGCCTGCTCGCCGGCTCGTCGGCGATGCTCTCGGAGGCCGCGCACTCGCTCGCCGACACGATCACCGAGGTGCTGCTGCTCACCGCGGTGAAGCGCAGCGGGCGCCCGGCCGACGAGCACCACCAGTTCGGGTACGGCCAGGCCCACTACTTCTGGGCGTTCGTCGCCGCGCTCGCCACGTTCACGGCCGGGTCGGTGTTCTCGGTCTTCCAGGGCGTGCACACGATCCTCGAGGGTGAGGAGCCCGGCGACTTCCTGGTCTCCTACGTCGTGCTGGCGGTCGCGTTCGTCGTCGAGGGCATCTCGCTGACCCAGGCCGTCCGGCAGATCCGCGGCGGCGCCCGCCGGTGGCGCGTCCGTCCCGCGCGCTACCTGCGCCGGACGCCGGACACCGCGCTGAAAGCGGTCGCGTTCGAGGACTCGGCCGCGCTGATCGGCCTGCTGCTGGCCGCGGGCGGACTGGCCGGGACCGAGGTCACCGGGAACGCCGTCTGGGACGGGGCCGCGTCGATCCTGATCGGCGTGCTGCTCGCGGTCGTCGCCGTGACGCTCGGACGCGAGAACGCGTCGTATCTCGTCGGCCGGGCCGCGGCACCGCGGGTGCAGGAGACGATCCGGCGGACGCTCGAGGAGACGCCGGGCGTCGACCGGGTGGTGACGCTCTACACCCAGCACCTCGGCCCGCGTGAGCTGCTGATCGCCGCGAAGGTCGACTTCTCCGACGGCGACGCCGACGCGGTGGAGCGCAGCGCCGAGGACGCCGAACGCCGGATCCACGAGAACGTGCCGAACGTGCGTGAGCTGTTCCTCGATCCGACCTCCCGGCGGGACGCCCACTAA
- a CDS encoding putative bifunctional diguanylate cyclase/phosphodiesterase, whose amino-acid sequence MQTQTAPTEGLVVRTRAGVSTPLDGVAHAAEQAVARRRTHWLAGSVAALVVPWLLLAAPGPQSPRSYVATALCAVLALWVGIAVHRPAPVWPWLLLGAGLATRLTGLVIYQAVPNAAALPGVPMTATQAFRILSFPLLVAGLVGIIARGGGYRTHRVVDGLAVSYSVSLVLYLLFAVPYLRGEPDDARLSAFAFVLGDLLLLVMAVMVFTVSIRNTTQLLVGLASLFFLVGDLLRSVTGGQPTGVVATGAPGAIVLSGYLLMAVAAWHPSVTDRRPPLDGQRPTGRAKLTLLGLTVFVYPVYTVLASVNEWELDPLIDVGYPVTVTTLFCFYLAIRSAGQARESFRREQEQAAQAAALGSALAEQQALQSQLTYRALHDPLTGLANRAKLTEALDRVLADAQPETDGDRSYALLLIDLDGFKDVNDTHGHPVGDELLVQAAGRFSEALPDGALLARLGGDEFAVLLGDTDETAALGVGQRLTDALRTPFHVAAHDLYMTTSVGLYVGSGTATPSDVLRNADLALYAAKGAGKDQVVPYRQELRTAHLDKVELLAGLRRAVAGGEFVLEYQPVVDLVTERISSVEALLRWDMPGQGRMSPTEFVPVAEESGLIVPIGAWVLSQACVDAADWYARFGISVAVNVATAQLRDPEFVSTVIGALRFSGLPPQALVLEITESTMIAATAAETDAVVKRLEQLRARGIRIAIDDFGTGYSSLSYLRRLPVDILKIDRAFSMDGPDGADSEDTALTKAILQLSHSLGLSTVAEGVETSERADTLRELRCDRAQGFLYSKPVGAGELDGLLAAESPAGP is encoded by the coding sequence GTGCAGACCCAGACTGCGCCGACCGAAGGTCTGGTCGTGCGCACCCGTGCCGGCGTGTCCACGCCGCTGGACGGCGTCGCGCACGCCGCGGAGCAGGCCGTCGCTCGTCGGCGGACGCATTGGCTCGCCGGTTCGGTGGCCGCGCTCGTCGTGCCCTGGCTGTTGCTCGCCGCCCCCGGGCCGCAGTCGCCGCGCTCCTACGTCGCGACCGCGCTGTGCGCGGTGCTCGCCCTCTGGGTGGGGATCGCCGTCCACCGGCCGGCTCCGGTCTGGCCCTGGCTCCTGCTCGGTGCCGGGCTCGCCACCCGGCTGACCGGCCTGGTCATCTACCAGGCGGTGCCGAACGCGGCGGCCCTGCCGGGCGTGCCGATGACGGCCACGCAGGCGTTCCGGATCCTGTCGTTCCCGCTGCTGGTGGCCGGGCTGGTCGGCATCATCGCCCGGGGCGGCGGCTACCGCACCCACCGGGTCGTCGACGGCCTGGCGGTCAGCTACAGCGTGAGCCTGGTGCTCTACCTGCTGTTCGCGGTGCCCTACCTGCGCGGGGAGCCCGACGACGCCCGGTTGAGCGCGTTCGCGTTCGTGCTGGGCGACCTGCTGCTGCTCGTGATGGCCGTGATGGTGTTCACGGTGTCGATCCGGAACACCACTCAGCTGCTCGTCGGCCTGGCGTCGTTGTTCTTCCTGGTCGGTGACCTGCTCCGGAGCGTCACCGGTGGGCAGCCGACCGGGGTCGTGGCGACCGGCGCTCCCGGCGCCATCGTGCTCAGCGGGTACTTGCTGATGGCCGTCGCGGCCTGGCATCCCTCGGTCACCGATCGGCGGCCACCGCTGGACGGACAGCGCCCGACCGGGCGGGCGAAGCTGACGCTGCTCGGCCTCACGGTCTTCGTCTACCCGGTCTACACCGTGCTGGCCTCGGTGAACGAGTGGGAGCTCGACCCGCTCATCGACGTCGGCTACCCGGTGACCGTCACCACGCTGTTCTGTTTCTATCTGGCGATCCGGAGCGCCGGTCAGGCCCGCGAGTCGTTCCGGCGCGAGCAGGAGCAGGCCGCGCAGGCGGCCGCGCTCGGGTCGGCCCTGGCCGAGCAGCAGGCCCTGCAGAGCCAGCTGACCTACCGGGCGCTGCACGACCCGCTGACCGGGCTGGCCAACCGGGCCAAGCTCACCGAGGCCCTCGACCGGGTACTGGCCGACGCCCAGCCGGAGACGGACGGCGACCGGTCGTACGCGCTGCTGCTGATCGACCTCGACGGGTTCAAGGACGTCAACGACACCCACGGGCACCCGGTCGGCGACGAACTGCTGGTCCAGGCGGCGGGCCGGTTCAGCGAAGCGCTGCCCGACGGCGCCCTGCTCGCCCGGCTCGGCGGCGACGAGTTCGCCGTCCTGCTCGGCGACACCGACGAGACGGCGGCGCTGGGGGTCGGACAGCGCCTCACCGACGCGCTCCGCACTCCTTTCCACGTCGCCGCGCACGACCTCTACATGACGACGAGCGTCGGGCTCTACGTCGGCAGCGGCACGGCGACGCCGAGCGACGTGCTGCGTAACGCGGACCTCGCGCTCTACGCGGCCAAGGGGGCCGGCAAGGACCAGGTCGTGCCCTACCGCCAGGAGCTGCGCACCGCGCACCTGGACAAGGTCGAGCTGCTCGCCGGGCTGCGCCGCGCGGTGGCCGGCGGCGAGTTCGTGCTGGAGTACCAGCCGGTCGTCGACCTGGTCACCGAGCGGATCAGCTCGGTGGAGGCGCTGCTGCGCTGGGACATGCCGGGGCAGGGCCGGATGTCGCCGACGGAGTTCGTGCCGGTCGCCGAGGAGAGCGGGCTGATCGTGCCGATCGGCGCCTGGGTGCTGAGCCAGGCGTGCGTCGACGCGGCCGACTGGTACGCCCGGTTCGGCATCTCGGTCGCGGTGAACGTGGCCACCGCCCAGCTGCGCGACCCCGAGTTCGTCTCGACCGTGATCGGCGCGCTCCGCTTCAGCGGGCTGCCGCCGCAGGCGCTCGTCCTGGAGATCACCGAGTCGACGATGATCGCCGCGACCGCCGCCGAGACCGACGCGGTCGTGAAGCGGCTCGAGCAGCTGCGTGCGCGCGGTATCCGGATCGCGATCGACGACTTCGGCACCGGGTACTCGTCGCTGTCGTACCTGCGTCGCCTGCCGGTCGACATCCTGAAGATCGACCGGGCGTTCAGCATGGACGGCCCGGACGGGGCCGACAGCGAGGACACCGCGCTGACCAAGGCGATCCTGCAGCTCTCGCACTCGCTCGGGTTGTCGACGGTGGCCGAGGGGGTGGAGACCAGCGAACGCGCGGACACGCTGCGCGAGCTGCGGTGCGACCGCGCGCAGGGCTTCCTGTACTCCAAGCCGGTGGGCGCGGGAGAACTCGACGGACTACTCGCCGCAGAGAGCCCGGCCGGCCCTTAG
- a CDS encoding TrmH family RNA methyltransferase: MIHQLRGTELKRLHRTWRRRSDSRLALLLDDVGNPYNVGSITRSAAAFGVDHLYLAGSSVSPRAPKAAKTALGTDRYLQWSEHPTVTEAIGAAKKDGYRVVGVELADPASPLADLDLSVDVCLVLGHEERGISTTGLAECDAVGYVPLIGRVGSLNVATAAAIACYEVRRQGWSEGDWSDAESAELAET, translated from the coding sequence GTGATCCATCAGCTCCGGGGCACCGAGCTCAAGCGCCTCCACCGCACCTGGCGCCGGCGTAGCGACAGTCGGCTCGCCCTGCTGCTGGACGACGTCGGTAACCCGTACAACGTCGGGTCGATCACCCGGTCGGCGGCCGCGTTCGGCGTCGACCACCTGTATCTCGCCGGGTCGTCGGTGTCGCCGCGGGCGCCGAAAGCGGCGAAGACCGCGCTCGGCACCGACCGGTATCTGCAGTGGTCGGAGCACCCGACCGTCACCGAGGCGATCGGCGCCGCGAAGAAGGACGGCTACCGCGTCGTCGGGGTCGAGCTCGCCGACCCGGCGTCGCCGCTCGCCGACCTCGACCTCTCCGTCGACGTGTGCCTCGTGCTGGGCCACGAGGAGCGCGGGATCTCGACGACCGGGCTCGCCGAGTGCGACGCGGTGGGGTACGTGCCGCTGATCGGCCGGGTCGGTTCGCTGAACGTGGCCACTGCGGCCGCGATCGCCTGCTACGAGGTCCGCCGCCAGGGCTGGTCCGAGGGTGACTGGTCCGACGCCGAATCCGCGGAACTCGCCGAGACGTGA